One Serinus canaria isolate serCan28SL12 chromosome Z, serCan2020, whole genome shotgun sequence DNA window includes the following coding sequences:
- the DAPK1 gene encoding death-associated protein kinase 1 isoform X1 gives MTVFRQENLEEHYETGEDLGSGQFAVVKKCREKSTGQQFAAKFIKKRRTKSSRRGVSREDIEREVGILKEIRHPNVITLHDVYENKTDVILILELVAGGELFDFLAEKESLTEEEATEFLKQILNGVQYLHSLQIAHFDLKPENIMLLDRNVPKPRIKIIDFGLAHKIDFGNEFKNIFGTPEFVAPEIVNYEPLGLEADMWSIGVITYILLSGASPFLGETKQETLANVSAVNYEFEEEFFSNTSALAKDFIRRLLVKDPKKRMTIQDSLLHPWIKPKDTQQALSRKASAVNMEKFKKFAARRKWKQSVRLISLCQRLSRSFLSRSSMSVARSDDTLDEEDSFVMKAIIHAINDDNVPGLQHLLGSLTNYDVNQPNKHGTPPLLIAAGCGNIQMLQLLLKRGSRIDVQDKAGSNAIYWASRHGHVETLKFLNDNGCPLDIKDKSGETALHVAARYGHVDVVQFLCSIGSNPNFQDKEEETPLHCAAWHGYYSVAKSLCEAGCNVNIKNKEGETPLLTASARGYHDIVECLAEHRADLHATDKDGHIALHLAVRRCQIEVVKTLISQGCFVDFQDRHGNTPLHVACKDGNVPIVVALCEASCSLDVTNKYGRTPLHLAANNGILDVVRFLCLTGANVEALTSDGKTAEDLARAEQHEHVASLLARLKKDTHRGIFIQQLRHTQNPQPRIKLKLFGYSGTGKTTLVESLKCGLIRSFFRRRRPRLSSTNSSRFPPSPLSSKPSVSVSITNLYPGCENVSVRSRSMMFEPGLTKGVLETFVSPAHHSHFSSDDQSTKAIDIQNACLHGVGDFSIWEFSGNPVYFCCYDYFAANDHTAIHIVLFSLEEPYEIQLNQVTFWLNFLKSLVPVEEPIAFGGKLKSPLRVVLVATHADIVNLPRPVGGEFWYDKDISLLKEIRNRFGNDLQISEKLFVLDAGASGSKDMKLLRNHLQEIRSQIISTCPPMTHLCEKIISTLPSWRKINGPNQLMSLQQFVYDVQEHLNPLASENDLRHIAQQLHSIGEINIMQSETVQDVVLLDPRWLCSNVLGKILSVESPKALHHYRGRYTMEDIQRLVTDSDVEELIQILDAMDICARDLSSGAMVDIPALIKTDNLHRSWTDEEDEVLIYGGVRIVPVEHLTPFPCGIFHKVQVNLCRWIHQQSTEGDADIRLWVNGSKIMNRGAELLVLLVNHGQGIEVQVRGLETEKIKCCLLLDSVCSTIDNLIATTLPGLLTGKYYLSPQQLREHHEPVMVYQPRDFFRAQSQKETSLTNTMGGYKESFSSILCFGCLDVYSQGSLGMDIHVSDLNLLIRRKLSRLLDPPDPMGKDWCLLAMNLGLPDLVAKYNTNNGTQNYFLSSPVHALLQEWSNAPDSTVGILMSKLRELGRRDAADFLLKASSVFKINLDANGQEAYASSCNSGTSYNSISSVVSR, from the exons CCTGAAAACATAATGCTGTTGGACAGGAATGTACCAAAACCTCGAATCAAGATTATTGACTTTGGTTTAGCACACAAAATTGACTTTGGAAATGAATTCAAAAATATCTTCGGAACGCCAGAGTTTGTTG CTCCTGAAATAGTAAATTATGAGCCTCTTGGTCTTGAAGCAGATATGTG GAGCATTGGTGTAATAACTTATATTCT TCTAAGTGGTGCATCTCCATTTCTTGGAGAAACCAAACAGGAAACACTGGCAAATGTGTCTGCTGTGAATTATGAAtttgaagaagaattcttcagtAATACCAGTGCCCTAGCTAAAGACTTCATACGAAGACTTCTAGTCAAAGATCCAAA GAAGAGAATGACTATTCAAGACAGTTTGCTGCATCCTTGGATCAAG CCGAAAGACACTCAGCAGGCACTCAGCAGAAAAGCTTCTGCAGTGAATATGGAGAAATTCAAGAAGTTTGCAGCACGACGAAAATGGAAA CAATCAGTGCGCTTAATATCCTTGTGCCAAAGATTATCAAGATCTTTCTTGTCCAGAAGTAGCATGAGTGTTGCTAGAAGTGATGATACTCTG GATGAGGAAGATTCTTTTGTGATGAAAGCTATTATTCATGCCATCAATGATGACAATGTTCCTGGATTACAGCACCTTCTGGGATCTCTGACAAATTACGATGTCAATCAACCCAACAAG CATGGAACACCTCCACTACTgattgctgctggctgtggaaaCATTCAGAtgcttcagctgcttttaaagCGTGGATCTCGTATTGATGTTCAGGATAAG GCTGGATCTAATGCAATCTATTGGGCTTCTCGACACGGACACGTagaaacactgaaatttctCAATGATAATGGATGCCCTTTGGATATTAAGGATAAA TCCGGGGAGACCGCTCTCCACGTGGCAGCTCGCTATGGGCATGTGGATGTGGTTCAGTTTCTCTGTAGCATTGGATCCAATCCAAACTTTCAAGACAAG GAAGAAGAAACCccactgcactgtgctgcttGGCATGGCTACTACTCTGTTGCCAAATCACTCTGTGAAGCAGGCTGCAATGTgaacattaaaaacaaagaagggGAGACCCCGCTCCTGACAGCATCTGCTAGGGGCTACCACGATATTGTGGAATGCTTGGCAGAACACAGGGCTGACCTTCACGCCACAGACAAG GATGGTCATATAGCCCTGCATCTAGCTGTAAGAAGATGTCAAATAGAAGTAGTTAAAACTCTCATCAGCCAAGGATGTTTTGTAGATTTCCAAGACAGACATGGCAACACTCCCTTACATGTGGCCTGCAAAGATGGGAATGTGCCTATTGTGGTGGCACTCTGTGAAGCAAGTTGTAGTTTGGATGTCACCAATAAG TATGGAAGAACGCCTTTGCACCTGGCAGCAAACAATGGCATTCTTGATGTTGTCCGGTTCCTTTGCCTGACTGGTGCCAATGTAGAAGCATTAACCTCT gatgggaaaacagcagaagatctcgccagagcagagcagcatgaACATGTTGCCAGTCTGCTTGCAAGACTTAAAAAG GATACACACCGGGGGATTTTTATCCAGCAGCTGAGGCACACACAGAATCCACAGCCCCGGATCAAACTGAAGTTGTTTGGATactctggcactgggaaaacCACCCTGGTGGAGTCCCTCAAATGTGGCCTGATACGAAGCTTTTTCCGAAGACGTAGGCCTAGGCTCTCCTCCACAAACTCAAGCAGGTTCCCCCCATCACCTCTGTCTTCCAAACCTTCAG TTTCAGTAAGTATTACGAATCTCTATCCTGGCTGTGAAAATGTCAGCGTGAGAAGCCGTAGTATGATGTTTGAGCCAGGCCTGACCAAAGGGGTATTAGAAACTTTTGTATCACCTGCTCATCACTCTCACTTCTCTTCTGATGACCAGTCTACCAAGGCCATTGACATCCAGAACGCCTGCTTGCATG GAGTTGGGGATTTCAGCATCTGGGAATTCTCTGGGAATCCCGTGTACTTCTGCTGTTATGATTATTTTGCTGCAAATGATCACACTGCGATTCACATAGTGCTTTTTAGCCTTGAGGAGCCTTATGAAATCCAGCTAAACCAAGTGACCTTTTGGCTCAATTTCCTGAAATCATTGGTCCCAGTTGAGGAGCCAATAG CATTTGGTGGAAAGCTGAAAAGTCCCCTGCGTGTTGTTTTGGTTGCCACGCATGCTGACATAGTGAATCTGCCTCGGCCTGTCGGGGGAGAGTTCTGGTATGACAAAGACATCTCCCTATTGAAAGAAATCAGGAACAG atttggAAATGATTTGCAAATTTCAGAGAAGTTATTTGTCCTGGATGCTGGAGCATCTGGGTCTAAAGATATGAAGCTTCTCCGAAATCACTTGCAAGAAATAAGAAGCCAGATAATTTCT ACTTGCCCACCTATGACTCACCtatgtgaaaaaataatctcCACACTGCCTTCCTGGAGAAAAATTAATGGGCCCAACCAGCTGATGTCCTTGCAGCAGTTTGTGTATGATGTGCAGGAACATCTTAATCCCTTAGCAAGCGAAAACGACCTACGGCATATTGCACAGCAGTTGCATAGCATAGGAGAA ATTAACATCATGCAGAGTGAAACTGTCCAAGATGTTGTGCTTCTGGATCCTCGCTGGCTCTGTTCTAATGTCCTTGGAAAAATCTTGTCAGTGGAGAGCCCAAAAGCCCTCCATCACTATAGAGGTCGGTACACCATGGAGGACATCCAGCGTCTGGTGACAGATAGTGACGTGGAAGAACTGATACAGATTTTGGATGCCATGGATATCTGTGCAAGGGACCTCAGCAGTGGAGCGATGGTGGATATTCCTGCTCTCATAAAGACTGACAATCTTCACAGGTCTTGGACTGATGAGGAGGATGAAGTGCTGATTTATGGTGGTGTTAGAATCGTTCCTGTGGAACATCTTACCCCATTTCCTTGTGGAATTTTTCATAAAGTTCAGGTGAATCTCTGCAGGTGGATTcatcagcagagcacagagggagaTGCTGATATACGTCTATGGGTAAATGGATCAAAGATTATGAATCGTGGAGCTGAGCTTTTAGTGCTGCTGGTCAACCATGGGCAGGGTATAGAGGTTCAAGTTAGAGGACTGGAAACAGAGAAGATCAAGTGCTGTTTACTTCTGGATTCTGTGTGCAGCACCATTGATAACTTAATAGCAACAACCTTACCAGGTCTTCTGACTGGGAAATATTACCTTAGTcctcagcagctgagggaacatCATGAACCAGTAATGGTCTACCAGCCTAGAGACTTTTTCCGTGCACAGAGTCAAAAGGAGACATCACTAACTAACACTATGGGGGGATATAAAGAGAGCTTTAGCAGTATACTGTGTTTTGGGTGTCTTGATGTTTACTCCCAGGGAAGCCTAGGAATGGATATTCATGTTTCTGATCTGAATCTACTTATCAGGAGAAAATTAAGTCGACTTTTGGATCCACCTGATCCAATGGGCAAAGATTGGTGCCTTCTTGCCATGAACCTGGGCCTCCCTGATCTTGTTGCAAAGTACAATACAAATAATGGAAcacaaaattactttctttcaAGCCCAGTTCATGCCCTTCTGCAGGAATGGAGTAATGCACCTGACAGCACTGTAGGCATACTGATGTCTAAGCTGAGGGAATTGGGTCGCAGAGATGCAGCAGATTTCTTACTGAAGGCATCTTCTgtattcaaaattaatttagatgCTAATGGTCAAGAGGCTTATGCCTCCAGTTGCAACAGTGGCACATCTTATAACTCAATTAGTTCTGTAGTGTCACGGTAA
- the DAPK1 gene encoding death-associated protein kinase 1 isoform X2 → MTVFRQENLEEHYETGEDLGSGQFAVVKKCREKSTGQQFAAKFIKKRRTKSSRRGVSREDIEREVGILKEIRHPNVITLHDVYENKTDVILILELVAGGELFDFLAEKESLTEEEATEFLKQILNGVQYLHSLQIAHFDLKPENIMLLDRNVPKPRIKIIDFGLAHKIDFGNEFKNIFGTPEFVAPEIVNYEPLGLEADMCLSGASPFLGETKQETLANVSAVNYEFEEEFFSNTSALAKDFIRRLLVKDPKKRMTIQDSLLHPWIKPKDTQQALSRKASAVNMEKFKKFAARRKWKQSVRLISLCQRLSRSFLSRSSMSVARSDDTLDEEDSFVMKAIIHAINDDNVPGLQHLLGSLTNYDVNQPNKHGTPPLLIAAGCGNIQMLQLLLKRGSRIDVQDKAGSNAIYWASRHGHVETLKFLNDNGCPLDIKDKSGETALHVAARYGHVDVVQFLCSIGSNPNFQDKEEETPLHCAAWHGYYSVAKSLCEAGCNVNIKNKEGETPLLTASARGYHDIVECLAEHRADLHATDKDGHIALHLAVRRCQIEVVKTLISQGCFVDFQDRHGNTPLHVACKDGNVPIVVALCEASCSLDVTNKYGRTPLHLAANNGILDVVRFLCLTGANVEALTSDGKTAEDLARAEQHEHVASLLARLKKDTHRGIFIQQLRHTQNPQPRIKLKLFGYSGTGKTTLVESLKCGLIRSFFRRRRPRLSSTNSSRFPPSPLSSKPSVSVSITNLYPGCENVSVRSRSMMFEPGLTKGVLETFVSPAHHSHFSSDDQSTKAIDIQNACLHGVGDFSIWEFSGNPVYFCCYDYFAANDHTAIHIVLFSLEEPYEIQLNQVTFWLNFLKSLVPVEEPIAFGGKLKSPLRVVLVATHADIVNLPRPVGGEFWYDKDISLLKEIRNRFGNDLQISEKLFVLDAGASGSKDMKLLRNHLQEIRSQIISTCPPMTHLCEKIISTLPSWRKINGPNQLMSLQQFVYDVQEHLNPLASENDLRHIAQQLHSIGEINIMQSETVQDVVLLDPRWLCSNVLGKILSVESPKALHHYRGRYTMEDIQRLVTDSDVEELIQILDAMDICARDLSSGAMVDIPALIKTDNLHRSWTDEEDEVLIYGGVRIVPVEHLTPFPCGIFHKVQVNLCRWIHQQSTEGDADIRLWVNGSKIMNRGAELLVLLVNHGQGIEVQVRGLETEKIKCCLLLDSVCSTIDNLIATTLPGLLTGKYYLSPQQLREHHEPVMVYQPRDFFRAQSQKETSLTNTMGGYKESFSSILCFGCLDVYSQGSLGMDIHVSDLNLLIRRKLSRLLDPPDPMGKDWCLLAMNLGLPDLVAKYNTNNGTQNYFLSSPVHALLQEWSNAPDSTVGILMSKLRELGRRDAADFLLKASSVFKINLDANGQEAYASSCNSGTSYNSISSVVSR, encoded by the exons CCTGAAAACATAATGCTGTTGGACAGGAATGTACCAAAACCTCGAATCAAGATTATTGACTTTGGTTTAGCACACAAAATTGACTTTGGAAATGAATTCAAAAATATCTTCGGAACGCCAGAGTTTGTTG CTCCTGAAATAGTAAATTATGAGCCTCTTGGTCTTGAAGCAGATATGTG TCTAAGTGGTGCATCTCCATTTCTTGGAGAAACCAAACAGGAAACACTGGCAAATGTGTCTGCTGTGAATTATGAAtttgaagaagaattcttcagtAATACCAGTGCCCTAGCTAAAGACTTCATACGAAGACTTCTAGTCAAAGATCCAAA GAAGAGAATGACTATTCAAGACAGTTTGCTGCATCCTTGGATCAAG CCGAAAGACACTCAGCAGGCACTCAGCAGAAAAGCTTCTGCAGTGAATATGGAGAAATTCAAGAAGTTTGCAGCACGACGAAAATGGAAA CAATCAGTGCGCTTAATATCCTTGTGCCAAAGATTATCAAGATCTTTCTTGTCCAGAAGTAGCATGAGTGTTGCTAGAAGTGATGATACTCTG GATGAGGAAGATTCTTTTGTGATGAAAGCTATTATTCATGCCATCAATGATGACAATGTTCCTGGATTACAGCACCTTCTGGGATCTCTGACAAATTACGATGTCAATCAACCCAACAAG CATGGAACACCTCCACTACTgattgctgctggctgtggaaaCATTCAGAtgcttcagctgcttttaaagCGTGGATCTCGTATTGATGTTCAGGATAAG GCTGGATCTAATGCAATCTATTGGGCTTCTCGACACGGACACGTagaaacactgaaatttctCAATGATAATGGATGCCCTTTGGATATTAAGGATAAA TCCGGGGAGACCGCTCTCCACGTGGCAGCTCGCTATGGGCATGTGGATGTGGTTCAGTTTCTCTGTAGCATTGGATCCAATCCAAACTTTCAAGACAAG GAAGAAGAAACCccactgcactgtgctgcttGGCATGGCTACTACTCTGTTGCCAAATCACTCTGTGAAGCAGGCTGCAATGTgaacattaaaaacaaagaagggGAGACCCCGCTCCTGACAGCATCTGCTAGGGGCTACCACGATATTGTGGAATGCTTGGCAGAACACAGGGCTGACCTTCACGCCACAGACAAG GATGGTCATATAGCCCTGCATCTAGCTGTAAGAAGATGTCAAATAGAAGTAGTTAAAACTCTCATCAGCCAAGGATGTTTTGTAGATTTCCAAGACAGACATGGCAACACTCCCTTACATGTGGCCTGCAAAGATGGGAATGTGCCTATTGTGGTGGCACTCTGTGAAGCAAGTTGTAGTTTGGATGTCACCAATAAG TATGGAAGAACGCCTTTGCACCTGGCAGCAAACAATGGCATTCTTGATGTTGTCCGGTTCCTTTGCCTGACTGGTGCCAATGTAGAAGCATTAACCTCT gatgggaaaacagcagaagatctcgccagagcagagcagcatgaACATGTTGCCAGTCTGCTTGCAAGACTTAAAAAG GATACACACCGGGGGATTTTTATCCAGCAGCTGAGGCACACACAGAATCCACAGCCCCGGATCAAACTGAAGTTGTTTGGATactctggcactgggaaaacCACCCTGGTGGAGTCCCTCAAATGTGGCCTGATACGAAGCTTTTTCCGAAGACGTAGGCCTAGGCTCTCCTCCACAAACTCAAGCAGGTTCCCCCCATCACCTCTGTCTTCCAAACCTTCAG TTTCAGTAAGTATTACGAATCTCTATCCTGGCTGTGAAAATGTCAGCGTGAGAAGCCGTAGTATGATGTTTGAGCCAGGCCTGACCAAAGGGGTATTAGAAACTTTTGTATCACCTGCTCATCACTCTCACTTCTCTTCTGATGACCAGTCTACCAAGGCCATTGACATCCAGAACGCCTGCTTGCATG GAGTTGGGGATTTCAGCATCTGGGAATTCTCTGGGAATCCCGTGTACTTCTGCTGTTATGATTATTTTGCTGCAAATGATCACACTGCGATTCACATAGTGCTTTTTAGCCTTGAGGAGCCTTATGAAATCCAGCTAAACCAAGTGACCTTTTGGCTCAATTTCCTGAAATCATTGGTCCCAGTTGAGGAGCCAATAG CATTTGGTGGAAAGCTGAAAAGTCCCCTGCGTGTTGTTTTGGTTGCCACGCATGCTGACATAGTGAATCTGCCTCGGCCTGTCGGGGGAGAGTTCTGGTATGACAAAGACATCTCCCTATTGAAAGAAATCAGGAACAG atttggAAATGATTTGCAAATTTCAGAGAAGTTATTTGTCCTGGATGCTGGAGCATCTGGGTCTAAAGATATGAAGCTTCTCCGAAATCACTTGCAAGAAATAAGAAGCCAGATAATTTCT ACTTGCCCACCTATGACTCACCtatgtgaaaaaataatctcCACACTGCCTTCCTGGAGAAAAATTAATGGGCCCAACCAGCTGATGTCCTTGCAGCAGTTTGTGTATGATGTGCAGGAACATCTTAATCCCTTAGCAAGCGAAAACGACCTACGGCATATTGCACAGCAGTTGCATAGCATAGGAGAA ATTAACATCATGCAGAGTGAAACTGTCCAAGATGTTGTGCTTCTGGATCCTCGCTGGCTCTGTTCTAATGTCCTTGGAAAAATCTTGTCAGTGGAGAGCCCAAAAGCCCTCCATCACTATAGAGGTCGGTACACCATGGAGGACATCCAGCGTCTGGTGACAGATAGTGACGTGGAAGAACTGATACAGATTTTGGATGCCATGGATATCTGTGCAAGGGACCTCAGCAGTGGAGCGATGGTGGATATTCCTGCTCTCATAAAGACTGACAATCTTCACAGGTCTTGGACTGATGAGGAGGATGAAGTGCTGATTTATGGTGGTGTTAGAATCGTTCCTGTGGAACATCTTACCCCATTTCCTTGTGGAATTTTTCATAAAGTTCAGGTGAATCTCTGCAGGTGGATTcatcagcagagcacagagggagaTGCTGATATACGTCTATGGGTAAATGGATCAAAGATTATGAATCGTGGAGCTGAGCTTTTAGTGCTGCTGGTCAACCATGGGCAGGGTATAGAGGTTCAAGTTAGAGGACTGGAAACAGAGAAGATCAAGTGCTGTTTACTTCTGGATTCTGTGTGCAGCACCATTGATAACTTAATAGCAACAACCTTACCAGGTCTTCTGACTGGGAAATATTACCTTAGTcctcagcagctgagggaacatCATGAACCAGTAATGGTCTACCAGCCTAGAGACTTTTTCCGTGCACAGAGTCAAAAGGAGACATCACTAACTAACACTATGGGGGGATATAAAGAGAGCTTTAGCAGTATACTGTGTTTTGGGTGTCTTGATGTTTACTCCCAGGGAAGCCTAGGAATGGATATTCATGTTTCTGATCTGAATCTACTTATCAGGAGAAAATTAAGTCGACTTTTGGATCCACCTGATCCAATGGGCAAAGATTGGTGCCTTCTTGCCATGAACCTGGGCCTCCCTGATCTTGTTGCAAAGTACAATACAAATAATGGAAcacaaaattactttctttcaAGCCCAGTTCATGCCCTTCTGCAGGAATGGAGTAATGCACCTGACAGCACTGTAGGCATACTGATGTCTAAGCTGAGGGAATTGGGTCGCAGAGATGCAGCAGATTTCTTACTGAAGGCATCTTCTgtattcaaaattaatttagatgCTAATGGTCAAGAGGCTTATGCCTCCAGTTGCAACAGTGGCACATCTTATAACTCAATTAGTTCTGTAGTGTCACGGTAA